In Bacillus sp. Marseille-Q1617, a genomic segment contains:
- a CDS encoding cytosine permease, translating into MTKQPVIERLGLEPVPADQKTTTWKEYFIIQLAFSVNAGNFLIPALAVLEGGLSFAAAFTCTVLGALAAFLFVSFLSLPGSRYGLPAQYVLRTLLGTKLSMRIASPIRSLTSLYWFSVQTIGGTYVFLSIVEKVSGVSLPFIPIAAGLALIMTLLALVGFQAVKKATKYFIPVLVLGQLVILYLFITKGLSPGTLSSLTQGTKASGAAAFFFYSSLVFVQYVSGVSASADITRYSKSSSHGFWGLYGGNVVGFMMTALLGGLSASLFGDLNPFVVASELTSSSVLLIIIILCAMVSMISINLSNAYTGGYSLLNALPRLSRIQCAAAFGAAGILLSCIPSLVVNAQGYVSFLGILIIPISAIVTADYLLVKKGKLTESSLLQLLNGTSTLNKEASWVLVIGMITYILIPETYSPGFLSFILTSAVYTIVKKRSYADGHSPSLENKLG; encoded by the coding sequence ATGACAAAACAACCAGTGATTGAACGGCTTGGTCTGGAGCCGGTTCCAGCAGATCAAAAAACAACGACATGGAAAGAGTATTTCATCATTCAGCTTGCCTTTTCGGTCAATGCCGGCAACTTCCTGATACCCGCTTTGGCTGTACTCGAAGGCGGCCTTTCTTTTGCAGCCGCATTCACGTGTACAGTATTAGGGGCGCTTGCCGCATTTCTGTTTGTATCTTTTCTGTCACTCCCGGGTTCCAGATATGGACTGCCCGCACAATATGTACTCAGGACCCTTCTCGGTACAAAACTTTCCATGCGTATCGCTTCCCCGATCCGGTCATTGACCTCCCTTTACTGGTTCAGTGTGCAGACGATCGGCGGTACATATGTCTTTTTGTCAATCGTTGAAAAGGTTTCGGGTGTGTCACTGCCTTTCATCCCCATTGCAGCAGGTCTGGCGCTCATCATGACGCTGCTCGCCTTAGTCGGATTCCAAGCGGTGAAAAAAGCAACGAAATATTTCATACCGGTCCTTGTACTCGGTCAGTTGGTCATCCTTTATTTATTTATAACGAAAGGGCTGTCACCGGGAACGCTGTCTTCTTTAACACAAGGAACAAAAGCTTCCGGGGCTGCTGCATTCTTTTTTTATTCCAGTTTAGTGTTCGTTCAGTATGTATCCGGTGTCAGTGCATCTGCGGATATCACACGCTACAGTAAAAGCAGTTCCCACGGATTTTGGGGACTGTATGGAGGAAATGTCGTCGGTTTCATGATGACCGCTTTATTAGGCGGTTTAAGCGCAAGCTTGTTTGGAGACCTGAACCCATTCGTCGTGGCAAGTGAGCTCACCTCTTCTTCTGTTCTTTTAATCATCATTATCTTATGTGCGATGGTTTCCATGATTTCCATCAACCTCAGCAATGCTTATACAGGGGGCTACAGCTTACTGAATGCACTGCCAAGATTGTCACGTATTCAATGTGCTGCTGCCTTTGGAGCAGCAGGCATCCTATTAAGCTGTATCCCATCGCTCGTTGTCAATGCACAAGGTTACGTATCATTCCTTGGCATTCTGATCATTCCCATTTCGGCGATTGTCACAGCTGATTACCTGCTCGTTAAAAAAGGTAAATTAACCGAGAGCTCCCTGCTTCAGCTTCTGAATGGGACATCGACCCTTAACAAAGAAGCTTCCTGGGTGCTTGTAATCGGCATGATCACCTATATTCTCATCCCGGAAACCTATTCACCCGGCTTTCTGTCCTTCATTTTGACCTCAGCTGTTTATACAATAGTGAAGAAGCGTTCGTATGCTGATGGACACTCTCCTTCTCTTGAAAATAAGCTGGGATAG
- the ald gene encoding alanine dehydrogenase, which produces MRIGVPMEIKNNENRVAMTPAGVVNLVQFGHEVYIESGAGMGSGFTDEDYTAAGGHIVSTASEAWSMDMVMKVKEPLPSEYSYFREGLILFTYLHLAPEPELTKALIDNKVVAIAYETVEVNRALPLLTPMSEVAGRMATQIGAQFLEKIHGGKGVLLSGVPGVRRSKVTIIGGGGAGTNAAKMAVGLGANVTILDLNPDRLRQLDDIFGSDVTTLMSNPLNIEQAVKEADLVIGAVLIPGAKAPKLVTEDMIKSMTPGSVVVDIAIDQGGIFETTDRITTHDDPTYEKHGVVHYAVANMPGAVPRTSTIALTNVTVPYAIQIASKGYKKACLDNEGLLKGINTLNGYVTYQAVAEAHGLDYSDTRTQLEQL; this is translated from the coding sequence ATGCGTATTGGTGTGCCAATGGAAATTAAGAATAATGAAAACCGTGTAGCGATGACTCCCGCTGGTGTCGTGAACCTTGTTCAATTTGGACATGAGGTTTATATCGAGTCCGGAGCAGGGATGGGATCGGGTTTTACAGATGAAGATTATACTGCAGCAGGCGGACATATTGTAAGTACTGCTTCAGAAGCATGGTCGATGGATATGGTCATGAAAGTAAAAGAACCACTTCCAAGCGAATATTCTTATTTCCGCGAAGGGCTGATTTTATTTACATATTTACACCTTGCACCAGAACCGGAACTTACAAAGGCTCTTATCGATAACAAAGTAGTAGCGATTGCTTACGAAACGGTCGAAGTGAATCGTGCGCTTCCACTGCTGACTCCGATGAGTGAAGTGGCAGGACGCATGGCGACTCAAATCGGTGCCCAATTCCTTGAAAAGATACATGGAGGTAAAGGAGTGCTTCTATCAGGAGTCCCGGGTGTGCGCCGCAGTAAAGTAACAATCATCGGCGGTGGGGGTGCCGGAACAAATGCAGCAAAAATGGCTGTAGGATTAGGGGCGAATGTAACCATCCTTGATCTGAACCCGGACCGTCTGCGTCAGCTTGACGATATTTTCGGCAGCGACGTGACTACGCTTATGTCCAACCCGTTAAATATCGAGCAGGCAGTAAAAGAAGCAGACCTGGTCATCGGTGCAGTTCTGATCCCTGGAGCCAAGGCGCCGAAACTTGTGACAGAAGACATGATTAAATCTATGACTCCTGGATCGGTTGTTGTGGATATCGCGATTGATCAAGGCGGTATCTTTGAAACGACAGACCGCATTACGACTCACGATGATCCAACGTATGAAAAACATGGTGTCGTTCACTATGCCGTTGCGAATATGCCGGGAGCTGTACCGCGTACTTCTACGATTGCATTGACGAACGTTACCGTGCCATATGCAATCCAAATCGCATCTAAAGGCTATAAGAAAGCATGTCTTGATAACGAAGGGCTTCTAAAAGGTATCAATACATTAAACGGATATGTAACATATCAAGCTGTTGCTGAAGCACACGGTCTTGATTACTCAGATACAAGAACACAATTAGAACAGCTTTAA
- a CDS encoding argininosuccinate synthase produces the protein MRLNKKVVLAYSGGLDTSVAVQWLKEKGYEVIACCLDVGEGKDLDFVKEKALTVGASKSYVIDAKEEFAKDYALLALQSHALYEGKYPLVSALSRPLIASKLVEVAEKEGASAVAHGCTGKGNDQVRFEVSIQALNPDLEVIAPVREWKWSREEEIEYAKEKGIPIPINLDSPYSIDQNLWGRSNECGVLENPWTAPPEDAYDLTCSIEHAPDTADMVEITFEHGVPVELNGQAYPLDQLISELNIIAGKHGVGRIDHVENRLIGIKSREVYECPGAVTLLKAHKELEDLTLVKELAHYKPVIEKKMTELIYEGLWFSPLNKALKAFLDQTQVYVNGVVRVKLFKGHAIVEGRKSPNSLYDENLATYTKADEFDHDAAIGFIKLWGLPTKVSSVINNEKKEKVTL, from the coding sequence ATACGATTGAATAAAAAAGTGGTTTTGGCCTATTCAGGTGGACTAGATACGTCAGTGGCAGTGCAATGGTTAAAGGAAAAAGGATATGAAGTCATCGCCTGCTGCTTAGATGTCGGTGAAGGAAAGGACTTGGATTTTGTAAAAGAAAAAGCGCTGACGGTCGGTGCGTCAAAAAGCTATGTCATCGATGCAAAAGAAGAATTCGCGAAGGACTATGCACTCCTTGCTTTACAAAGCCATGCTTTATATGAAGGGAAATATCCGTTGGTTTCAGCTCTTTCAAGACCATTGATTGCCAGTAAGCTTGTCGAGGTGGCTGAAAAAGAAGGAGCATCGGCAGTGGCGCATGGCTGTACAGGGAAAGGAAATGATCAGGTTCGTTTTGAAGTTTCCATTCAGGCTTTAAATCCGGATCTTGAAGTCATTGCCCCAGTGCGTGAGTGGAAATGGTCGCGTGAGGAAGAAATAGAGTATGCAAAAGAGAAAGGCATCCCAATCCCGATCAACCTTGATTCACCGTATTCCATCGACCAGAACTTATGGGGAAGAAGCAACGAATGCGGGGTATTGGAAAACCCTTGGACGGCTCCACCAGAAGATGCATATGATCTCACATGCAGCATAGAACACGCCCCGGACACAGCAGATATGGTGGAAATCACATTTGAACATGGGGTACCGGTAGAGTTAAACGGCCAGGCATATCCGTTGGATCAATTGATTTCAGAGTTGAACATCATCGCTGGAAAACACGGGGTAGGGCGCATCGATCACGTTGAAAACCGTCTGATCGGCATCAAGTCCCGTGAAGTGTACGAGTGCCCGGGTGCAGTCACGTTGTTAAAAGCACATAAAGAACTCGAAGATCTTACGCTGGTGAAGGAACTAGCGCACTATAAACCGGTCATCGAGAAGAAAATGACAGAATTAATTTATGAAGGCTTATGGTTCTCCCCATTAAATAAAGCATTAAAAGCATTTCTTGACCAAACTCAAGTGTATGTCAATGGGGTCGTGCGCGTGAAGTTATTCAAAGGTCATGCCATTGTGGAAGGACGAAAATCTCCAAACTCCCTATATGATGAAAATCTGGCTACGTATACAAAAGCCGATGAATTCGATCATGATGCTGCGATCGGTTTCATCAAGCTTTGGGGTCTGCCGACGAAGGTATCTTCTGTCATCAATAATGAGAAAAAGGAGAAAGTGACTTTATGA
- a CDS encoding YtpI family protein: MYFLAFFITLAFTFYIFYKVKQVRSNRPMEKKWLSAKASMALGLFVALFGVNQLVLFPGTVTYIVGALFILIGLASGWTGYKYYKHVLPYAEREAKEMDGN, encoded by the coding sequence ATGTATTTTCTCGCTTTTTTCATTACATTAGCTTTTACTTTTTATATTTTCTATAAAGTTAAGCAAGTCAGAAGCAATCGGCCGATGGAGAAAAAATGGCTTTCTGCAAAGGCAAGTATGGCTCTCGGCTTGTTTGTCGCTTTATTCGGTGTCAATCAGCTTGTATTATTTCCAGGGACCGTGACATATATCGTGGGGGCCCTGTTCATCCTGATCGGACTCGCAAGCGGCTGGACAGGCTATAAATATTATAAGCATGTGCTTCCCTATGCGGAACGTGAAGCCAAGGAAATGGACGGCAACTAA
- a CDS encoding universal stress protein yields the protein MSLKYQNILVAVDGSKEAEWAFQKAIAIAKRNDATLSLIHVIDTRSFAAIESYDRTVGERAIRYAEELLQEYKAEAAEAGVTKVKTYVEYGSPKVIIPREANKNIKADLIICGATGLNAVERFLIGSVSEHITRAAHCDVLVVRTEDKEE from the coding sequence ATGAGTTTAAAATATCAGAACATATTAGTAGCCGTGGATGGATCTAAAGAAGCAGAATGGGCTTTTCAAAAAGCGATTGCCATCGCAAAGCGTAATGATGCAACACTTTCCTTGATCCATGTTATCGATACCCGTTCTTTTGCAGCGATTGAGTCCTATGATCGCACGGTAGGCGAAAGAGCCATCCGTTATGCTGAAGAACTTCTGCAGGAATATAAAGCAGAAGCTGCCGAAGCAGGAGTGACAAAGGTAAAAACGTATGTTGAATATGGTTCTCCAAAGGTTATCATCCCCAGAGAAGCGAACAAGAACATTAAAGCAGACCTGATCATATGCGGGGCAACCGGCCTGAATGCCGTTGAACGCTTTCTGATCGGAAGCGTATCAGAACACATTACCCGTGCTGCGCACTGTGATGTCCTTGTTGTACGGACAGAAGACAAAGAAGAATAA
- a CDS encoding CBS domain-containing protein: MATKHEQILDYIDSLPVGEKISVRQIAKALSVSEGTAYRAIKDAEIKGYVSTIERVGTIRIEQKKKENIEKLTYAEVVNIIDGQVLGGRTGLHKMLNKFVIGAMKLEAMMRYTEAGNLLIVGNRTKAHEHALRAGAAVLITGGFDTEDEVKKLADELELPIISTSYDTFTVAAMINRAIYDQLIKKEIVLVEDILTKVDNTAYLHVNDTLEDWYEKNQYTFHSRFPVVDQNLKVHGMVTSKDVMGQEKHIGIDKIMTKQPITVSAKTSVASAAHMMIWEGIEVLPVVNEQNKLQGIISRQDVLKALQMIQRQPQVGETIDDLISNGVEAGEKKGDREIYHFAVTPQMTTGLGTMSYGVFTTLMTEAANRVLKPYKKGDLVVENMTIYFIKPVQMESMLEIHPKVLDVGRKFGKVDVEVYSDGVLVGKSLMICQLIDRH, from the coding sequence TTGGCAACCAAACATGAACAAATTTTAGATTACATAGATTCCCTCCCTGTCGGAGAAAAAATATCGGTCCGCCAAATCGCAAAAGCACTGAGCGTCAGTGAAGGTACAGCCTATCGGGCGATAAAAGATGCGGAAATAAAAGGATATGTCAGTACGATCGAACGTGTCGGAACGATCAGGATCGAGCAGAAGAAAAAAGAAAATATCGAAAAACTGACGTATGCCGAAGTAGTAAATATCATAGATGGACAAGTTCTCGGCGGAAGAACGGGCCTCCACAAGATGCTCAATAAATTTGTCATCGGTGCGATGAAGCTTGAAGCGATGATGCGCTATACCGAAGCAGGCAATCTGCTTATCGTCGGAAACCGTACGAAAGCACATGAACATGCGTTAAGAGCGGGGGCTGCCGTTCTGATTACGGGCGGTTTTGACACCGAAGATGAAGTGAAGAAGCTGGCGGATGAACTGGAACTGCCAATCATTTCCACCTCCTATGATACCTTTACTGTTGCCGCCATGATCAACAGGGCGATTTATGACCAGCTGATCAAGAAAGAAATTGTCCTTGTAGAAGATATTCTGACGAAAGTGGACAACACGGCTTACTTACATGTAAACGATACCCTTGAAGATTGGTACGAAAAAAATCAATACACCTTCCACAGCAGGTTTCCGGTCGTCGATCAAAACCTGAAAGTGCATGGGATGGTGACGTCCAAGGATGTAATGGGGCAGGAGAAGCATATCGGTATTGACAAGATCATGACCAAACAGCCGATCACGGTCAGTGCGAAGACAAGTGTTGCCTCGGCAGCCCATATGATGATCTGGGAAGGCATCGAGGTCCTGCCGGTCGTCAATGAACAGAACAAGCTCCAGGGAATCATTTCACGTCAGGATGTCCTGAAAGCACTGCAAATGATCCAAAGGCAGCCGCAGGTGGGAGAAACGATCGATGATCTGATCAGCAACGGAGTGGAAGCGGGTGAGAAAAAAGGGGACAGGGAAATCTATCACTTTGCAGTCACCCCGCAAATGACGACAGGACTCGGAACCATGTCCTACGGGGTCTTCACCACCCTCATGACAGAAGCTGCAAACCGGGTATTGAAGCCTTATAAAAAAGGTGATCTCGTTGTCGAGAACATGACCATCTATTTCATCAAGCCGGTACAGATGGAAAGTATGCTTGAAATTCACCCGAAGGTCCTTGATGTCGGGAGAAAGTTCGGTAAAGTGGATGTTGAAGTCTATAGTGACGGGGTTCTTGTAGGTAAATCCCTCATGATCTGTCAGTTGATAGACAGGCACTAA
- a CDS encoding metal-dependent hydrolase → MKISYHGHSVVKIETSGKTILIDPFITGNELTDLKVEDEKPDVIILTHGHNDHVGDTVELAKKNDSLVIANHELATYLSWQLVKTHPMHIGGAYEFDFGKVKMTQAFHGSGLMTDGNEIVYMGMPAGLLLFIEGKTIYHAGDTGLFSDMKLIGERHPIDLAFLPIGDNFTMGPEDAAEAARFLKPKKVVPIHYNTFPPIKQDPHQFVEMLDGSEGQVMSAGDTIEY, encoded by the coding sequence ATGAAGATTTCTTATCATGGACATTCAGTTGTGAAAATTGAAACGAGTGGGAAGACGATTTTGATCGATCCATTCATTACCGGAAATGAACTGACAGATCTAAAGGTGGAAGACGAAAAGCCGGACGTGATCATCCTGACACATGGTCATAACGATCACGTAGGAGATACGGTGGAATTGGCAAAGAAAAATGATTCACTTGTGATCGCCAACCATGAACTCGCGACTTACCTCAGCTGGCAGCTTGTCAAGACCCACCCGATGCACATTGGCGGAGCCTATGAATTTGATTTCGGTAAAGTGAAGATGACCCAGGCATTCCACGGTTCAGGACTCATGACAGATGGAAATGAAATCGTCTATATGGGCATGCCGGCAGGCCTTCTTTTATTCATCGAAGGAAAAACGATCTATCATGCAGGAGATACAGGACTGTTTTCAGATATGAAACTGATCGGTGAACGTCATCCGATCGACCTGGCATTCCTGCCGATAGGAGATAACTTTACGATGGGTCCTGAGGATGCTGCAGAAGCGGCACGCTTCCTGAAACCGAAGAAGGTCGTCCCGATTCACTATAATACCTTCCCTCCTATCAAGCAGGATCCGCATCAATTTGTCGAGATGCTGGATGGCAGTGAGGGACAGGTCATGTCGGCAGGGGACACAATCGAATATTGA
- the argH gene encoding argininosuccinate lyase has protein sequence MSKLWGGRFTKKPEEWVDEFNASISFDQELVFEDIEGSIAHVTMLKKCSILSENEADQILQGLQTLYEKAVKQELDFSVEYEDIHLNLEKLLIDEIGEVGGKLHTGRSRNDQIATDMHLFLKRRVKEIIELINDLQEGIVLQSGENVETIIPGYTHLQRAQPISFAHHLMCYFWMLQRDKERLTDSLKRIDISPLGAGALAGTTFPIDRAYSAEQLGFDSYYENSLDAVSDRDFIVEFLSNSSLLMTHLSRLAEEFILWSTEEFQFIELDDSFTTGSSIMPQKKNPDMAELVRGKTGRVNGNLVSLLTVLKGLPLAYNKDMQEDKEGMFDTVKTVVGSLKIFNGMVRTMTVKQQRMKEAVSNDFSNATELADYLAAKGVPFRQAHEIVGKLVLHCIEEGYYLKDVSLAQYQQYSNLIEEDIYSILTPYAAVERRDSYGGTGFEQVKIQIEKGKSLLKADEKVKSQ, from the coding sequence ATGAGTAAGCTTTGGGGCGGAAGATTCACGAAAAAGCCTGAAGAATGGGTGGATGAGTTCAACGCATCCATCTCATTCGACCAGGAATTGGTCTTTGAAGACATCGAAGGCAGCATCGCCCATGTGACCATGCTGAAAAAATGCAGCATCCTTTCTGAAAATGAAGCCGATCAAATTCTTCAAGGTCTTCAAACGCTGTACGAAAAGGCTGTTAAGCAGGAGCTCGATTTCTCTGTGGAGTATGAAGATATCCATTTGAATCTTGAGAAGCTATTGATCGACGAAATCGGTGAAGTGGGAGGTAAGCTTCACACAGGAAGAAGCCGGAATGACCAGATTGCCACGGATATGCATTTGTTTTTAAAGCGCAGAGTAAAGGAAATCATTGAACTGATCAATGATCTGCAGGAAGGGATTGTTCTTCAATCCGGGGAAAACGTTGAAACGATCATTCCCGGTTATACCCACCTGCAGCGTGCGCAGCCAATTTCTTTTGCTCATCACCTAATGTGTTATTTCTGGATGCTGCAGCGAGATAAAGAGCGATTAACTGATTCACTCAAGCGAATCGATATTTCGCCGCTAGGGGCCGGTGCACTTGCAGGTACGACATTCCCGATCGACAGAGCGTATTCAGCGGAGCAGCTCGGTTTCGATTCCTATTACGAAAACAGTCTCGATGCCGTCAGCGACCGCGATTTCATCGTGGAGTTCTTAAGCAACAGCTCCCTCTTGATGACACACCTTTCCCGGCTGGCTGAAGAGTTCATCCTCTGGTCGACGGAAGAATTTCAATTCATCGAGCTGGATGACAGTTTTACGACTGGAAGCAGCATCATGCCCCAAAAGAAAAATCCTGACATGGCTGAACTGGTCAGGGGGAAAACGGGAAGAGTGAACGGAAATCTCGTCTCGCTGCTTACAGTGTTAAAAGGCCTCCCGCTTGCGTATAACAAAGACATGCAGGAAGACAAAGAAGGCATGTTCGACACGGTCAAAACAGTCGTCGGTTCCTTGAAGATCTTTAATGGAATGGTCCGTACGATGACGGTCAAACAGCAGAGAATGAAAGAAGCCGTTTCGAATGATTTTTCAAATGCAACCGAGCTTGCTGATTATCTGGCAGCTAAAGGGGTCCCTTTCAGACAGGCTCACGAGATTGTCGGCAAGCTGGTCCTGCATTGTATCGAGGAAGGGTACTACCTGAAGGATGTTTCACTGGCGCAGTATCAGCAATATTCAAATCTTATCGAGGAGGATATCTATTCAATCTTAACGCCTTATGCCGCGGTGGAAAGAAGAGATTCTTACGGCGGGACGGGGTTTGAACAAGTGAAAATCCAAATTGAAAAAGGCAAATCTCTTTTAAAAGCTGATGAAAAGGTAAAAAGCCAATAA